In Microbacterium foliorum, the following proteins share a genomic window:
- a CDS encoding MoaD/ThiS family protein — MTRVRYFAAAAEAAGVDAEERGETSLEALRAAVVADHPALADILPRCAVMVDGVRSDDDRSLDDAQLIDVLPPFAGG; from the coding sequence ATGACCCGGGTGCGATACTTCGCCGCCGCCGCCGAGGCCGCGGGCGTCGACGCTGAGGAACGCGGCGAGACCTCGCTCGAGGCCCTCCGCGCCGCGGTCGTGGCGGACCATCCGGCGCTCGCCGACATCCTTCCGCGCTGCGCGGTCATGGTCGACGGCGTACGCAGCGACGACGACCGATCGCTCGACGACGCTCAGCTGATCGACGTGCTGCCGCCCTTCGCCGGGGGATGA
- the moaC gene encoding cyclic pyranopterin monophosphate synthase MoaC produces the protein MSFTHLDSAGHAHMVDVTGKQPTVRTATARGFVRCSADVIAALRDGTAPKGDVLAVARIAGIQAAKSTPTLLPLAHVIGVHRANVELDIVDDGVHVEATVGTADRTGVEMEALTAVSVSALAIVDMIKGLDRSVVIEDVRIVAKSGGRSGDWVREGESR, from the coding sequence ATGAGCTTCACGCATCTCGACTCGGCCGGCCACGCCCACATGGTCGACGTGACCGGCAAGCAGCCGACCGTCCGCACCGCCACCGCGCGCGGCTTCGTGCGCTGCAGTGCCGACGTGATCGCGGCGCTGCGTGACGGCACCGCACCCAAGGGCGACGTGCTCGCGGTCGCCCGGATCGCCGGCATCCAGGCCGCGAAGTCGACCCCGACGCTGCTGCCGCTCGCGCACGTGATCGGCGTGCACCGGGCCAACGTCGAGCTCGACATCGTCGACGACGGTGTGCACGTCGAGGCGACCGTCGGCACCGCCGACCGCACGGGCGTCGAGATGGAAGCCCTCACGGCCGTCTCGGTGAGTGCGCTCGCGATCGTCGACATGATCAAGGGCCTCGACCGGTCTGTGGTCATCGAAGACGTGCGCATCGTCGCTAAGTCGGGCGGCCGTTCGGGCGACTGGGTGCGCGAGGGAGAATCGCGATGA
- a CDS encoding molybdopterin molybdotransferase MoeA produces the protein MSAAGGGRRSVEEQLTRVLDAVRTLRGETRAIRDAAHRTLSEPATAAHDIPLFDNSAMDGFAVRAADVASASEENPVVLRVVADLPAGVSDDPPLAAGQAARIMTGSPAPTAADAIVPFEDTADGLADSLGDVRVLRAPAAAGAFIRRRGADLRAGDAVVHAGERLGAFQLSAAVAAGVENVTVTRAPRVAVVSTGSELLEPGETATRGRIPDSNGPLLEMLVADADAEVVLAARVADDAEAVRTVTATAVERGADVIVFTGGVSAGAYEPVRGAFDGRGEVEFASVAMQPGKPQAFGVLDTGTLVFGLPGNPVSVAVSFEVFVRPALLALQGRTEIHRPRASFTADAAWTTPPGRRQYLPAVVDLANRTVRPATAGGSGSHLAGGLARAHAFAIVPAEVEAVAVGDAIDVMLVE, from the coding sequence ATGAGCGCCGCGGGCGGAGGCCGCCGGTCGGTCGAAGAGCAGCTCACCCGCGTGCTCGACGCCGTGCGCACCCTGCGCGGTGAGACACGGGCGATCCGCGACGCCGCCCACCGCACCCTCTCCGAGCCCGCGACGGCAGCCCACGACATCCCCCTCTTCGACAACTCCGCGATGGACGGCTTCGCGGTGCGAGCGGCGGATGTCGCCTCGGCATCCGAAGAGAACCCGGTCGTGCTGCGCGTCGTCGCAGACCTGCCTGCCGGGGTGTCTGACGACCCGCCACTCGCGGCAGGCCAGGCCGCGCGCATCATGACCGGCTCGCCTGCCCCGACCGCGGCGGATGCGATCGTGCCCTTCGAAGACACTGCCGACGGTCTCGCCGACTCCCTGGGAGACGTGCGTGTGCTGCGCGCGCCGGCCGCTGCCGGAGCCTTCATCCGTCGCCGTGGCGCCGACCTGAGAGCCGGGGATGCCGTGGTGCATGCCGGCGAGCGTCTGGGCGCCTTCCAGCTCTCGGCTGCCGTCGCCGCCGGGGTCGAGAACGTGACCGTGACCCGAGCGCCGCGGGTGGCCGTCGTCTCGACCGGCAGCGAACTGCTCGAGCCGGGCGAGACTGCGACCCGCGGCCGCATCCCCGATTCCAACGGTCCCCTGCTCGAGATGCTCGTCGCGGATGCCGACGCCGAGGTCGTGCTCGCCGCCCGTGTCGCCGATGACGCCGAGGCCGTGCGCACCGTCACGGCGACGGCGGTCGAGCGCGGTGCCGACGTGATCGTGTTCACGGGTGGGGTGAGCGCCGGCGCCTACGAGCCCGTCCGCGGAGCGTTCGACGGCCGCGGCGAGGTCGAGTTCGCGAGCGTCGCGATGCAGCCGGGCAAGCCGCAGGCGTTCGGTGTGCTCGACACCGGCACCCTCGTGTTCGGCCTGCCGGGCAACCCCGTGAGCGTCGCGGTGTCGTTCGAGGTCTTCGTGCGGCCGGCGCTGCTCGCGCTGCAGGGTCGCACCGAGATCCATCGCCCTCGCGCATCATTCACCGCCGATGCTGCCTGGACCACCCCTCCCGGGCGGCGTCAGTACCTTCCCGCCGTCGTCGACCTCGCGAACAGGACTGTGCGCCCGGCGACCGCCGGCGGCTCTGGCTCGCATCTCGCCGGCGGTCTCGCCCGTGCGCACGCCTTCGCGATCGTGCCCGCAGAGGTCGAGGCCGTCGCCGTGGGCGATGCGATCGATGTCATGCTGGTCGAATGA